The Nocardia arthritidis genome has a window encoding:
- a CDS encoding transglutaminase-like domain-containing protein — MNEQMFYASQSPFTDPGAMSWWLDGVGSALPDIHAAAHGLVFHYRANGDITGHGFPAERVHEIDLRYADEILTRLHELDPAPPARARATTDRVVGCCRDFALLFVAIARHHGIPARSRVGFATYFTPDWAVDHAIAEIWDHGESRWRLVDPELDEHDEFDRMDVPRDRFLTGPLAWTQCRSGALDPERFVVASDLAEPSTRSWPQLRYNLLQDLAALNKHEMILWDEWGLLNEPTTDELTPKLDALAALLSPVDVAVDQIRAAFDDPALRVPEVVTSTSPVTGTATRVLLRAN, encoded by the coding sequence GTGAACGAACAAATGTTCTACGCATCCCAGAGCCCGTTCACCGATCCCGGTGCGATGTCGTGGTGGCTGGACGGTGTCGGTTCGGCGCTACCCGACATTCATGCGGCGGCGCATGGGCTGGTGTTCCACTACCGGGCCAATGGTGACATCACCGGGCACGGCTTCCCCGCCGAGCGTGTGCACGAGATTGATCTGCGCTACGCCGATGAAATCCTCACGCGGCTACACGAATTGGATCCCGCACCGCCGGCCCGTGCTCGCGCGACAACCGATCGCGTCGTCGGCTGCTGCCGCGACTTCGCGCTCCTGTTCGTCGCCATCGCTCGCCACCACGGGATACCGGCTCGGTCCCGGGTCGGGTTCGCGACGTACTTCACGCCGGATTGGGCGGTGGACCACGCGATCGCCGAGATCTGGGATCATGGCGAATCTCGTTGGCGGCTGGTCGATCCCGAACTCGACGAGCACGACGAATTCGACAGGATGGACGTGCCGAGGGACAGGTTCCTCACCGGCCCGCTGGCATGGACGCAGTGCCGTTCCGGCGCACTCGACCCCGAAAGATTCGTGGTGGCATCGGATTTGGCGGAGCCGTCCACCCGAAGCTGGCCGCAGCTGAGATACAACCTGCTACAGGACCTCGCGGCCTTGAACAAGCACGAAATGATCCTCTGGGACGAGTGGGGCCTGCTCAACGAGCCCACCACCGACGAACTCACCCCGAAACTCGACGCGCTCGCCGCCCTCCTGAGCCCGGTCGACGTCGCGGTGGACCAGATCCGGGCCGCATTCGACGACCCGGCATTACGGGTGCCGGAGGTTGTGACAAGCACCTCCCCGGTGACCGGTACCGCTACCCGAGTCCTCTTGCGCGCCAACTGA
- a CDS encoding sensor histidine kinase, with protein sequence MPMMLRVSAGMRRLFGITNRQAASAGVGALIQTGVMMVLILPWRWIPTALPPVTIVLMTGPVAAVVLATPLLTILQRNRFRLADNEIPASRDERVLWSATRARQLVYHLIVGPLQLCFGIVLALSWLVMAVAGTVLIWMWLTPSGWRPVITHAVAWTIAAAVMAFALARATPALLRVDRWTARKLLGPSREELLARRVDDLTESRAGAVNAADAERRRIERDLHDGVQQRLVSLAVNLGIARATLTDLPDAARKVLEDAHDQAKQTITELRHLIRGLHPPVLEDRGLDAALSGIAGEVPVPVRLVVRLPVRPPATVEAIAYFVVSEALTNVIKHARATEAEVTVDGTGDRLRITVSDNGIGGADADVGTGLTGLARRVASVDGRFEVTSPPGGPTRLAAEMPCGQ encoded by the coding sequence ATGCCGATGATGTTGCGTGTCAGTGCGGGCATGCGGCGGTTGTTCGGGATCACGAACCGGCAGGCCGCGTCCGCGGGTGTCGGCGCACTGATCCAGACCGGGGTGATGATGGTTCTGATCCTGCCGTGGCGATGGATTCCGACCGCACTGCCGCCGGTGACAATCGTCCTGATGACCGGACCGGTCGCGGCGGTGGTACTCGCTACGCCACTGCTGACCATCTTGCAGCGCAACCGATTCCGCCTGGCTGACAACGAAATTCCCGCATCCCGTGACGAACGGGTCCTCTGGTCGGCAACCCGGGCGCGGCAACTGGTGTATCACCTGATCGTCGGACCGCTGCAGCTCTGCTTCGGCATCGTGCTGGCGCTGTCGTGGCTCGTCATGGCGGTGGCGGGCACGGTGCTGATATGGATGTGGCTGACGCCGAGTGGCTGGCGACCCGTCATCACCCACGCCGTGGCCTGGACGATCGCGGCGGCCGTCATGGCTTTCGCCCTGGCGCGGGCGACCCCCGCCCTGCTGCGCGTCGACCGGTGGACCGCCCGAAAACTGTTGGGCCCGAGCCGCGAAGAACTCCTCGCGCGCCGGGTCGACGACCTGACCGAGAGCCGGGCGGGCGCGGTGAATGCGGCCGATGCCGAACGCCGCCGCATCGAACGCGACCTCCATGACGGTGTCCAGCAACGGCTGGTATCGCTCGCGGTCAACCTCGGCATCGCCCGGGCCACGCTCACCGATCTCCCCGACGCCGCGCGCAAGGTGCTCGAGGACGCGCACGACCAGGCCAAACAGACCATCACCGAACTCCGTCACCTGATCCGCGGCCTGCACCCTCCGGTGCTGGAGGATCGCGGCCTGGACGCGGCGCTGTCCGGAATCGCCGGCGAGGTCCCGGTGCCGGTGCGGCTCGTGGTGCGGCTGCCGGTACGCCCGCCCGCTACCGTCGAGGCCATCGCCTACTTCGTCGTCTCGGAGGCGCTCACGAACGTGATCAAACATGCCCGCGCGACCGAGGCCGAGGTGACCGTCGACGGCACGGGCGATCGACTTCGGATAACGGTGTCCGACAACGGTATCGGCGGTGCCGACGCGGACGTCGGCACCGGGCTGACGGGGTTGGCCCGCCGCGTCGCCTCGGTCGACGGTCGTTTCGAGGTGACCAGCCCGCCCGGCGGTCCGACCCGGCTCGCGGCGGAGATGCCATGCGGGCAGTGA